The Leptidea sinapis chromosome 6, ilLepSina1.1, whole genome shotgun sequence genome segment taaatatttagctTACTTTTCATGCAATttcagtactctgtgaacaATTGGAATGTCGCGGCCTTCCACCTTGAAGACTACGATTTCACCTACGCGCACTGGTTCTTCAGGGTAATTTGTAAGGAAAAGAAGATCTCCTCTATGAAAAGCTGGTTCCATACTTCCAGACAGCACAACAACAATCGGACTTTCACTCCCTGTGACTACCATCAAGCCTTTCCATATCATCAAAGCGGATGATACTATCATACCAAAACTAAGTACTTGGTAAATAAActgaaattaaacaaataattgttataaaaccgGTGGCGGTCGCGTCAATTTCATtctatattgttattgttaaatgAAAGCTAACCTGCCGCTTATTCATACGCTTCACATCATCAAATAAACTGTCCAACATTTTTACAGAAAATTATTAACGTATACTTTAGAAGCCCTTAAAGTTTCGTGTCTTCCAAAAGTGTGCACTTTATACTTATAAagttaatatgtttaaaaatgcAGAAAAAGTACCTAACCAAATTCGTACACAA includes the following:
- the LOC126965121 gene encoding signal peptidase complex catalytic subunit SEC11A, coding for MLDSLFDDVKRMNKRQFIYQVLSFGMIVSSALMIWKGLMVVTGSESPIVVVLSGSMEPAFHRGDLLFLTNYPEEPVRVGEIVVFKVEGRDIPIVHRVLKLHEKNNGTVKFLTKGDNNSVDDRGLYAQGQLWLTKKDVVGRARGFLPYVGMVTIYMNEYPKFKFAVLACLAVYVLVHRE